From the Chlamydiota bacterium genome, the window CCTTTTTTCTTGGCCTGACCTTAGCGATGCTAACTTCCTATCAATTGAAAAAATTGGGAGGAGAAATCTTGGTGGCAGGATTGGTCGGCGTTTCCTTTACTCGAGAATTAGGCCCCCTGATTACGGCGATTGTAGTAGCGGGCCGGGTAGGGGCTGGAATTGCGGCTGAGATAGGGACCATGAAAGTTTCTGAGGAAATAGAGGCTTTAGAGACCATGGGGGTTCATCCGACGAGATATTTGGTGGTTCCCCGGTTTTTAGCCCTGACGCTGATGGTTCCCTGTCTTTCTATTCTTGCCAATATGATTGGAATGATCGGCGGCTATATGATTGGCCATTTTAGTTTAGGGATCGACGCTTCATATTATTATTCACGAACTTTTGAAGCCCTTGTCATCAAAGACATTCAAACCGGACTCATTAAAAGTTTTTCCTTTGGCGCCCTTATCAGTTTTGTGGGCTGTTATCAGGGTCTAACCGTT encodes:
- a CDS encoding ABC transporter permease; translated protein: MINLALRHLESMLFLIANTFYWLTIGAWQKKSYRVKEVIKQMLDGGVRSITIVSLVSFFLGLTLAMLTSYQLKKLGGEILVAGLVGVSFTRELGPLITAIVVAGRVGAGIAAEIGTMKVSEEIEALETMGVHPTRYLVVPRFLALTLMVPCLSILANMIGMIGGYMIGHFSLGIDASYYYSRTFEALVIKDIQTGLIKSFSFGALISFVGCYQGLTVKGGAEGVGRATTLSVVCSIILVIVVDCVWNAVFYFL